The uncultured Trichococcus sp. DNA window TGAACTGGAAAAAGATAACTTTGTTGCGGTTTTTTTGAGAGTTAATTTATTCAGAAAAAAAGCCTATATTGTGTTTTGCGCAGAACCGGGAACTTTTCGCAGAAGATTAAGCAGATACAAAGGATCGATTTCCCGGTGTGGATGGTCTCATCGGGAATACTGGGCATTTTCTTGTTGATTTATCGGTGAACACTGTCTCGCCGGGAATTCGAAGCATATTTCTTGCCGATTTCCCGGCGAGCTCCATTTTGATTGGAGGTGAAAAAAAGCCAACCTCCGGAAGGAAGTTGGCTGGAATGCGTTCAACGCAGACGCGAATTGTCACATCCTATTAGTCGAACTCTGAATTGCAGGGGGTTCCACCTAACCGCAATTCATCGTATCCTATCGCAAACGCGTTCTGAAAAGCAGATACCGCTCCCGTTTCGCAAATAACGTAGTGAACAAAAGAGGTTCACTTCGTTATTTGCTCCAACGTCCGGGTATCTAAACGCTTTTCATCTCGCTCTATCTCAGTTGAGTTCTGATTCGCAGAGTTCTCCGCCTAAGTTGACAACCACACGCGGACAAAAAACGTCCGCTTTGTGTTTGTCCTCTTAGTGCTCGAACTCTACCCGCGAATCATCACATCCTATTAGTCGAACTCTGAATTGCAGGGGGTTCCGTCTAACGCTATTTAGGCCCATCCAGCCAAACCCGGGCTGGTTGTTCCTAAATCTCGTTAGTACTCGCCCCCTACCCGCAATTCATCGTATCCTATCTTTTTTCTAACTCCTGCGCGAGTAGTTGGTTGACCATGCCTGGGTTGGCTTGGCCTTTGGTTTGTTTCATGATTTGGCCTACCAGGAAGCCTTTGGCGCGGTCTTTTCCGGCTTTGAAGTCGTCAACGGATTGTTGGCTGTTGTCCAAAACGGCGTTGATGATCGGCAATAGTTGCGACGGATCGCTCATTTGGATCAGGCCTTCTGATTCGACGACTGCTTTTGCGTCGCCGCCTTTTGTTGCCAACAGGCGGAAGACTTTCTTGGCGATCTTCGTGCTGATGGTGCCGTCTTCGATCAATGTGATCATGCCGGCAAGGTTTGCTGGCGTCAGTTTCGTGTCGGCCAGTTCCACTTTTTCGCTGTTCAGGTAGGCTGATACTTCGCCCATCAACCAGTTGGAAGCCAATTTGGCATCCGCACCGGCAGCAAGGGTACCTTCAAAGAAGTCGGACATTTCTTTCGAAAGTGTCAATACCATTGCATCGTACTCAGGCAGGTCGTATTCAGAAATGTATCTTTCACGGCGTTTTGCAGGCATTTCCGGAATGCTGGCTTTTACGCGGTCGATCCATTCTTGGGAAACGGTCAAGCCCGGCAGATCCGGTTCCGGGAAGTAACGGTAATCACTTTCGCCTTCTTTGACGCGCATCAGGATCGTTTCGCCATTTGTTTCATCGAAACGGCGTGTTTCCTGTTGGATGACCCCGCCAGCGTTCAATACTTGCGCTTGGCGTTTTTCTTCATGAGCCAAGCCTCTGCGGACGAAGTTGAAGGAGTTCAGGTTCTTCAATTCCGTCTTCGTGCCGAATTTTTCTTGGCCGAATGGGCGGATGGAAATGTTGGCATCGCAACGCATGGAGCCTTCTTCCATCTTCACATCGGATACATCTGTGTACATGATGATTTGGCGTACGGCATCCAGATAAGCATAAGCCTCTTCAGGAGAGCGCATATCCGCTTCCGATACGATTTCGATCAATGGCGTTCCTTGACGGTTCAAATCGACATAGGAATAGCCGTCCGATCCGTGCATGTTTTTGCCGGCATCTTCTTCAAGATGGACGCGCTCGATGCG harbors:
- the gatB gene encoding Asp-tRNA(Asn)/Glu-tRNA(Gln) amidotransferase subunit GatB, translated to MNYETVIGLEVHVELKTESKMFSPSPAHFGAEPNTNTNVIDWGYPGVLPVINKRAIEFCMKAALALNCEISTETHFDRKNYFYPDNPKAYQISQLDNPIGHDGWVEIEVEGVKKKIRIERVHLEEDAGKNMHGSDGYSYVDLNRQGTPLIEIVSEADMRSPEEAYAYLDAVRQIIMYTDVSDVKMEEGSMRCDANISIRPFGQEKFGTKTELKNLNSFNFVRRGLAHEEKRQAQVLNAGGVIQQETRRFDETNGETILMRVKEGESDYRYFPEPDLPGLTVSQEWIDRVKASIPEMPAKRRERYISEYDLPEYDAMVLTLSKEMSDFFEGTLAAGADAKLASNWLMGEVSAYLNSEKVELADTKLTPANLAGMITLIEDGTISTKIAKKVFRLLATKGGDAKAVVESEGLIQMSDPSQLLPIINAVLDNSQQSVDDFKAGKDRAKGFLVGQIMKQTKGQANPGMVNQLLAQELEKR